Proteins encoded in a region of the Zea mays cultivar B73 chromosome 4, Zm-B73-REFERENCE-NAM-5.0, whole genome shotgun sequence genome:
- the LOC100285322 gene encoding AP-4 complex subunit sigma yields MTIRFVLFVNKQGQTRLAQYYEHLSLDERRALEGEIVRKCLARTDQQCSFVEHRNYKVVYRRYASLFFLVGVDSDENELAILEFIHLLVETMDRHFGNVCELDIMFHLEKVHFMLEEMVMNGCIVETSKQNILAPIQLMEKTS; encoded by the exons ATGACGATCCGGTTCGTGCTGTTCGTCAACAAGCAGGGCCAGACGCGGCTGGCGCAGTACTACGAGCACCTCTCCCTCGACGAGCGACGGGCCCTCGAGGGCGAGATCGTCCGCAAGTGCCTCGCCCGCACTGACCAGCAG TGTTCGTTTGTGGAGCACCGGAACTACAAGGTCGTTTACAGGCGCTACGCCTCCCTTTTCTTCCTCGTCGGCGTCGACAGCGATGAG AATGAGTTAGCTATCCTTGAATTCATACATCTTCTGGTGGAAACTATGGATCGCCACTTCGGCAATGTG TGCGAGCTCGATATCATGTTCCATCTGGAGAAAGTGCACTTCATGTTGGAAGAGATGGTGATGAATGGTTGCATTGTGGAGACAAGTAAACAGAACATCTTGGCACCAATACAACTTATGGAGAAAACTTCCTAA